A single Deltaproteobacteria bacterium DNA region contains:
- a CDS encoding LLM class flavin-dependent oxidoreductase encodes MKFNLFILPTIPGTFEERERLRPIGRNNEKYQQMLQEVRDLAQMAEDLGFDAMSTTEHHFHSEGYEASVAPLMLYTDLAARTKKIKFASLGLVLPTWDPIRVAEEIAVLDHLTKGRFIAGFARGYQDRWTNILGQHYHVTGAPMDGSEVDAHNRAVFEEVFKIVKMAWTQESIRFQSKYYEVPAPYEQGIRRWPVAKNWTAKYGAQGEVDDEGAVQRICVIPKPYTLPHPPIWQPFSVSEKTIRWCATENIVPWILVAHPPSFRQLCEAYKDEAAKAGRTLELGQSVGAFRSVHLGQSYTEAYSLGAQAQGAGFIEYFSGFGFFEAYRFPGETTPVPHTFERMVEAKYALVGTIDDVKREVEALQKNSNVEWFGWYFDQGLLPWDEAKRQIEVFGKHVIPAFK; translated from the coding sequence GTGAAATTCAATCTTTTTATCTTACCCACAATTCCAGGTACCTTCGAAGAGCGAGAACGTCTTCGTCCTATAGGTCGCAACAACGAGAAATATCAGCAAATGTTGCAAGAAGTCCGCGACCTGGCACAAATGGCTGAAGACCTGGGCTTTGATGCGATGTCGACGACCGAGCATCATTTTCATTCTGAAGGTTATGAAGCATCGGTTGCCCCATTGATGCTGTACACCGACTTAGCCGCGCGGACCAAGAAAATTAAGTTTGCGTCGCTGGGATTGGTGTTGCCCACCTGGGACCCGATTCGTGTCGCTGAAGAGATCGCTGTCCTCGACCACCTGACCAAAGGCCGGTTCATCGCCGGTTTTGCGCGTGGGTATCAAGATCGATGGACAAACATCCTTGGGCAGCATTATCACGTGACTGGTGCGCCGATGGACGGGTCGGAAGTCGATGCCCATAACCGCGCGGTCTTTGAAGAAGTATTTAAGATCGTCAAGATGGCATGGACACAAGAATCCATTCGGTTCCAAAGCAAATACTACGAAGTCCCTGCGCCATACGAGCAGGGAATTCGTCGCTGGCCAGTCGCCAAGAACTGGACTGCTAAATATGGCGCTCAGGGAGAAGTTGACGATGAAGGAGCGGTACAACGAATTTGTGTCATTCCTAAACCCTATACCTTGCCACACCCACCGATCTGGCAACCCTTCTCTGTGAGTGAAAAAACTATTCGTTGGTGCGCGACCGAGAATATCGTTCCGTGGATACTCGTAGCCCATCCTCCGTCTTTCCGACAGCTCTGCGAAGCCTATAAAGATGAAGCCGCCAAAGCTGGGCGGACGTTAGAACTCGGGCAAAGCGTCGGTGCGTTCCGGTCCGTACATCTTGGCCAGTCCTACACTGAGGCCTACTCACTAGGAGCGCAGGCGCAAGGAGCGGGGTTCATCGAATACTTTTCTGGCTTTGGGTTCTTTGAGGCGTACCGTTTCCCTGGGGAAACCACGCCGGTCCCCCATACGTTTGAACGTATGGTTGAGGCCAAATATGCGTTGGTCGGAACGATCGACGATGTGAAGCGTGAAGTCGAAGCACTGCAGAAAAATTCCAACGTGGAGTGGTTCGGTTGGTATTTCGACCAAGGCTTGCTACCGTGGGATGAAGCGAAACGACAGATTGAAGTGTTTGGCAAGCACGTCATTCCGGCGTTTAAGTGA